In Risungbinella massiliensis, a single window of DNA contains:
- the prmC gene encoding peptide chain release factor N(5)-glutamine methyltransferase: MQSEELMLLDTPRTIREAFRQASSFLQEAGVESAEFEAEYLLRRLLQLDRTSFFVRMPESFPSASFPKLNEWLERRKKQEPIQYIVGDQEFFGRTFHVSPAVLIPRPETELLVERVLQEAECWCQREQIRAVDVGSGSGCISITLASERPKWEITAVDLSSDALRMAKYNADSLEVRDRIQFLQGSFLEPVEGPFDVLVSNPPYISQSDLLQLESQVKDYEPSLALDGGVDGLAPYRELVSQLSQKKNLPKRLLVAFEIGADQGEAVAREVQKLPGFVRVEVEQDFAARDRIVLAWLDR, from the coding sequence ATGCAGAGTGAGGAACTTATGCTACTAGATACACCTAGAACGATTCGAGAAGCCTTTCGCCAGGCTTCTTCTTTTTTACAAGAAGCAGGCGTAGAGTCCGCAGAGTTTGAAGCAGAATATTTACTTCGTCGTCTGCTGCAACTCGATCGCACCTCTTTTTTTGTCCGGATGCCTGAATCATTTCCGTCAGCATCTTTTCCTAAGTTAAACGAATGGTTAGAGCGGAGAAAGAAACAAGAACCAATTCAATATATCGTGGGGGATCAGGAATTTTTTGGTCGGACTTTTCATGTCTCCCCAGCTGTTCTCATTCCTAGGCCAGAGACGGAGTTACTGGTTGAAAGAGTCTTACAAGAGGCTGAATGTTGGTGTCAACGAGAACAGATACGAGCAGTGGATGTGGGAAGTGGAAGTGGCTGTATTTCGATCACCCTAGCTAGCGAACGACCAAAATGGGAGATTACAGCTGTCGACCTTTCTTCTGATGCATTACGTATGGCGAAATACAACGCTGATTCCCTTGAAGTGCGAGATCGTATTCAATTTTTGCAAGGTAGCTTTTTGGAGCCTGTAGAAGGTCCGTTTGATGTTTTGGTTTCCAATCCACCTTATATATCTCAGTCTGATTTACTTCAGCTAGAAAGCCAAGTTAAGGACTATGAACCTAGCTTAGCACTCGATGGGGGTGTAGATGGGCTTGCCCCATATCGAGAACTTGTCTCGCAGTTATCCCAAAAAAAGAACTTACCTAAGCGACTTTTAGTAGCATTTGAGATTGGTGCCGATCAAGGTGAAGCGGTTGCTCGTGAGGTTCAGAAGTTACCTGGTTTTGTGAGAGTAGAAGTAGAACAGGACTTTGCTGCCCGAGATAGAATCGTTTTGGCATGGTTGGATAGATAG
- the prfA gene encoding peptide chain release factor 1, producing the protein MLDRLEAIHRRYEELSQLLCDPAVINDPSKLRIYSKEQSDLEEQNQAYIEYKSVIDQLSDAKSMLEEKLDADMRDLVKMEVDELSDKKEELEERIRILLLPKDPNDEKNVIVEVRGAAGGDEAALFASDLYRMYTRYAERQGWKVEVLEANSTGLGGFKEVVFSIQGKGAYSRLKFESGAHRVQRVPSTESGGRIHTSTSTVAVLPEAEEVEIEVHDKDLRIDTFCSSGPGGQSVNTTKSAVRITHMPTGIVVSCQDEKSQISNKDKAMRVLRARLFDMKQQEEQAKLANARKSAVGTGDRSERIRTYNFPQSRVTDHRIGLTLHKLDYVLDGDLDEVIDALVNQEQAELLQNAE; encoded by the coding sequence ATGTTGGATCGTTTAGAAGCGATTCATCGCCGTTACGAAGAGTTGAGCCAATTGCTTTGTGACCCAGCGGTGATCAATGATCCGAGTAAGCTACGTATTTATTCCAAAGAGCAATCGGATCTAGAGGAGCAAAATCAGGCCTATATCGAGTATAAAAGTGTAATAGACCAATTAAGTGATGCAAAGTCCATGCTAGAAGAAAAGTTAGATGCAGATATGAGAGACTTGGTCAAGATGGAAGTTGACGAACTTTCTGACAAAAAGGAAGAGCTAGAAGAACGAATTCGGATTCTCTTGCTTCCAAAAGATCCAAACGATGAGAAAAACGTTATTGTGGAAGTTCGGGGTGCAGCAGGCGGGGACGAAGCTGCTTTATTTGCATCGGATCTATATCGTATGTATACCCGTTATGCGGAGCGTCAAGGATGGAAAGTAGAAGTATTAGAGGCGAATTCTACTGGATTGGGTGGCTTTAAAGAGGTTGTCTTTTCGATCCAAGGAAAAGGCGCGTACAGTCGTCTAAAATTTGAAAGTGGAGCTCACCGTGTTCAGCGTGTTCCTTCGACGGAGTCTGGTGGACGGATTCATACTTCTACCTCGACAGTTGCAGTCTTGCCAGAAGCAGAAGAGGTAGAGATTGAAGTACATGATAAAGATTTGCGGATTGATACTTTCTGTTCCAGTGGTCCTGGTGGTCAGAGCGTCAATACAACGAAGTCTGCTGTACGGATCACTCATATGCCAACAGGGATTGTAGTCTCTTGTCAGGATGAGAAGTCTCAGATTAGTAATAAAGATAAAGCGATGCGTGTGTTGCGTGCAAGGTTGTTTGATATGAAACAACAAGAAGAACAAGCGAAACTTGCCAATGCACGGAAATCTGCTGTCGGAACAGGAGATCGTAGTGAGCGGATCCGCACATACAATTTCCCGCAAAGCCGTGTGACAGATCATCGTATTGGATTAACACTTCATAAATTAGATTATGTTTTGGATGGAGATCTCGACGAAGTCATCGATGCATTGGTTAACCAAGAACAAGCGGAGCTTCTCCAAAATGCAGAGTGA
- a CDS encoding CPBP family intramembrane glutamic endopeptidase produces the protein MNDIVQSILSQLIMMAPFAYLFICLNKAEKYRLNGQHYGELANLESEEIQVTNYKALAKENKSKAKTIISIAIGIIAFLYLLSSIVGLYAQQSNFLSDMFPAFSPNGGLGIWIPSMIGLLLLIPIIRKQLSKWVPIDPQNSLHTVSLSLSMLIFIQLFVSMSIGLEDSMIGLPDQTALQAIVDLWTQNILLAFLAFFGVGWLTRRSGKELLDRLGLVLPSGKSVLIGMIVGLLFVGVAVGLEFAFTQFGIGSDPEVNRATEQLLGPLFTSFFGVLTLGLAAALGEELIFRGALLPRFGIFLTSILFTFLHTQYGFSVATLIVFILAIVLAYLRQRYNTSVTMIVHATYNIALGLLTYFQI, from the coding sequence ATGAATGATATCGTTCAATCCATATTAAGCCAGCTAATCATGATGGCGCCTTTCGCATATCTCTTTATATGCCTAAACAAGGCTGAAAAATATCGTTTAAATGGCCAGCACTATGGAGAATTGGCTAATTTGGAATCAGAGGAAATCCAAGTAACCAATTATAAAGCGCTCGCTAAAGAAAACAAATCCAAAGCCAAGACCATTATTTCCATTGCCATTGGGATCATAGCCTTTCTCTACTTACTCTCTTCCATTGTTGGTCTATATGCTCAGCAATCTAACTTTTTGTCCGATATGTTTCCTGCCTTTTCTCCAAATGGCGGACTAGGGATTTGGATTCCCTCGATGATTGGGTTACTGCTTTTGATACCCATCATTCGAAAACAGTTGTCTAAATGGGTTCCGATCGATCCTCAAAACTCTCTTCACACTGTCTCTCTATCCCTAAGCATGCTGATCTTTATCCAGCTTTTTGTCTCTATGTCCATTGGGCTTGAGGATAGTATGATAGGGCTCCCTGATCAGACAGCCTTACAAGCGATTGTGGATCTCTGGACGCAAAATATTCTGCTTGCTTTCCTTGCCTTTTTTGGAGTTGGCTGGTTAACCAGACGATCTGGGAAAGAGTTGCTGGACAGATTAGGATTAGTTCTACCAAGTGGTAAAAGTGTTTTAATTGGTATGATAGTAGGCCTATTATTTGTTGGTGTTGCTGTAGGATTAGAATTCGCCTTTACCCAATTTGGCATCGGTTCAGACCCAGAAGTAAACAGAGCAACAGAGCAACTTTTAGGACCGCTTTTCACTTCGTTCTTTGGCGTGCTGACACTTGGACTGGCTGCTGCGTTAGGCGAGGAACTAATCTTTCGAGGTGCATTGCTTCCACGATTTGGCATTTTCCTAACCAGTATTCTCTTTACCTTTCTTCATACCCAATATGGATTCTCTGTAGCTACTCTTATTGTATTTATCCTAGCTATCGTGCTTGCCTATCTGCGCCAACGCTATAACACTAGTGTGACCATGATTGTTCATGCAACCTATAACATAGCACTTGGACTCCTTACATACTTTCAAATATAA
- a CDS encoding membrane protein, whose protein sequence is MGVELTYVHWFYLLFTVLVVISMVYRLDTAILCTVGIFLLGLLATGSFIDSITAIFQTFLYTANQLFSIILVIAIIVGMSQVLQKSGVNAMMVAPFTSIIRTPMLAFWVIGIVIMIFSWFFWPSPAVALLGVFFLPVASKVGLPPLATAISMNLFGHGIALSGDYVIQGSPKITADSANVPVGDILTASVPFVISMGVVSVLLAYYFIRRDLRNGSLTMETGLKVVSNTELDEVKADEKQLSRKAKMILAGLVLLAFAGNIAAMFLFELQGDEATALIGGTSMLVLALISIVSNPKEGLKNTIQTVTSGFAFAFRVFAPVIPIASFFYLGGDLFFEMFGKNLPLTSKGIVYDLGIGLTNLVAVTPQIGALVVSGIGVVAALDGSGYSGIALIGAIAPIFAGAIDHGVATLASLGQVISLWVGGGTIVPWALLPAAAIAGVDPIEVARRNLVPVLVGIVVTTILAMFLL, encoded by the coding sequence ATGGGAGTCGAGTTAACTTATGTTCATTGGTTCTATCTGTTATTTACCGTTTTGGTTGTAATCAGTATGGTATATCGTTTGGATACAGCTATTCTTTGTACGGTCGGGATCTTTCTTTTAGGCCTCCTTGCCACAGGTTCTTTTATAGACTCCATCACTGCAATTTTCCAAACTTTTTTATACACAGCGAACCAACTATTTAGTATTATCTTGGTCATTGCCATTATCGTAGGGATGAGTCAAGTTCTCCAAAAATCAGGTGTCAATGCGATGATGGTAGCTCCTTTTACCTCTATCATTCGTACCCCGATGTTAGCTTTTTGGGTGATTGGGATCGTTATCATGATCTTCTCTTGGTTTTTTTGGCCTTCACCAGCAGTTGCCTTATTGGGGGTATTTTTTCTACCAGTTGCTTCTAAAGTAGGGTTGCCGCCTCTTGCCACCGCAATCTCCATGAATTTATTTGGACATGGTATTGCACTGTCTGGAGATTATGTAATTCAAGGTTCTCCGAAGATTACAGCAGATTCGGCTAACGTGCCAGTTGGAGATATTTTAACTGCAAGTGTACCATTTGTAATTAGCATGGGAGTCGTTTCGGTACTTCTGGCTTACTACTTCATTCGCCGAGATCTAAGAAATGGGTCACTTACGATGGAGACAGGTTTAAAAGTAGTTAGCAATACGGAATTAGATGAGGTGAAAGCAGACGAGAAACAACTAAGTCGTAAAGCAAAAATGATTCTGGCTGGATTGGTGTTGCTTGCTTTTGCTGGCAATATAGCAGCGATGTTCCTTTTTGAGCTTCAAGGAGACGAAGCAACTGCTCTTATTGGTGGAACCTCTATGCTGGTTCTTGCATTGATCAGCATCGTTTCCAATCCAAAGGAAGGACTCAAAAACACTATTCAAACTGTAACGAGTGGTTTTGCTTTCGCTTTTCGTGTATTTGCACCTGTGATTCCGATTGCTTCCTTTTTTTATCTAGGTGGCGATCTATTTTTTGAAATGTTCGGAAAAAACTTACCCCTTACGTCTAAAGGGATTGTCTATGATTTGGGGATTGGATTAACTAATTTAGTTGCGGTCACTCCGCAAATAGGAGCATTGGTCGTATCGGGAATCGGAGTAGTCGCTGCATTGGATGGTTCTGGTTATTCGGGGATAGCGCTTATTGGAGCGATTGCCCCTATTTTTGCCGGTGCTATTGATCATGGCGTAGCTACCTTAGCTTCTCTCGGGCAAGTCATCTCTCTTTGGGTAGGTGGGGGAACGATCGTACCTTGGGCACTATTACCTGCTGCTGCCATTGCAGGAGTGGACCCCATAGAAGTGGCTAGGCGGAATCTGGTTCCGGTATTAGTTGGGATTGTCGTCACGACGATATTGGCGATGTTTTTACTATAG
- a CDS encoding thymidine kinase, which yields MNFVHREGWIEVICGGMFSGKSEELIRRIRRANFAKQTVMAFKPAIDNRYHNEAIASHSGLLADAIPVRSSEEILQHITEEVDVVAIDEVQFYTDEILVICQELANQGKRIICAGLDQDFRGQAFGPTPKLLAIAEYVTKLQAICVQCGNSASRTQRLINGEPAHWDDPIILVGASEQYEARCRHCHVVKTEARV from the coding sequence GTGAATTTTGTCCATCGAGAAGGTTGGATTGAGGTAATCTGCGGTGGGATGTTTTCAGGAAAAAGTGAAGAGCTGATCCGTAGGATTCGCCGAGCTAATTTTGCAAAACAAACAGTAATGGCATTTAAACCAGCAATCGATAATCGATATCATAATGAAGCAATTGCTTCTCATAGTGGGTTGTTAGCTGATGCTATTCCAGTTCGAAGTAGTGAAGAAATTCTACAGCATATCACGGAAGAAGTCGATGTGGTAGCGATTGATGAAGTTCAGTTTTATACAGATGAGATTCTTGTCATTTGCCAAGAACTAGCAAATCAAGGGAAACGGATAATCTGTGCGGGACTAGATCAAGATTTTCGTGGACAAGCGTTTGGACCTACCCCAAAGTTATTGGCGATCGCAGAGTATGTTACCAAGTTGCAAGCAATTTGTGTACAGTGTGGAAATTCTGCTAGTCGAACCCAGCGGCTGATCAACGGAGAGCCAGCTCATTGGGATGATCCCATTATCCTAGTAGGAGCTTCGGAGCAGTATGAGGCACGCTGTCGTCATTGTCATGTGGTGAAAACTGAGGCACGAGTATAA
- the rpmE gene encoding 50S ribosomal protein L31: MKTGIHPAYKSATVTCACGNTFETGSTVENLRVDVCSACHPFYTGKQKMVNAGGRVDRFKKKYNIK, from the coding sequence ATGAAAACGGGAATTCATCCAGCATATAAATCGGCTACGGTTACTTGTGCATGTGGGAACACGTTCGAAACAGGTTCTACGGTCGAAAACCTACGTGTGGACGTTTGCTCCGCTTGCCATCCTTTCTATACTGGAAAACAAAAAATGGTAAACGCTGGCGGACGTGTTGACCGCTTTAAGAAAAAATACAACATCAAGTAA
- a CDS encoding M23 family metallopeptidase, translated as MSRKSTLIASSLSVCAATASWAVLASAEEPNVQAELLDTTADQLQKDAQETVYQYLNPVAINWQGDASVETKSLAYRVQKGDTLSKIGDLFQVNYEGIASTNKIHNPDKISTGDDLKVEVQTKLVSVPSADLTTEMFAEQNRIDLQVLLQLNPTVTRGETLTEGKLLRVLVSPQQVEKETSFTKLSVRKDAPKANKSSSKVVQFHKGPVQAPKEGFTFKWPVKGQITSSFGWRNGRQHQGMDIWHSAKTKAPIQVALSGVVTKASYFNNGYGNLVVVDHGGGWVTYYAHLSSIKVKVGQKLSTGDLVGYMGSTGNSTGVHLHFEIRKNGKPYNPANFLK; from the coding sequence ATGTCTAGGAAAAGCACGTTAATCGCTTCTTCTCTGTCTGTATGTGCCGCGACAGCTTCTTGGGCTGTTCTTGCTTCTGCTGAAGAACCGAATGTTCAAGCTGAATTACTGGATACTACTGCTGATCAACTACAAAAAGATGCCCAAGAAACTGTCTATCAATACCTAAATCCGGTGGCGATCAATTGGCAGGGCGATGCAAGTGTGGAAACCAAATCGCTAGCTTATCGAGTTCAAAAAGGTGATACTCTGAGCAAAATTGGAGATCTCTTTCAAGTTAACTACGAGGGGATTGCTAGTACCAACAAAATTCACAACCCAGATAAGATCTCCACAGGGGACGACTTGAAAGTAGAAGTCCAAACCAAGTTAGTGAGTGTTCCATCTGCCGATCTGACAACGGAAATGTTTGCCGAACAGAATCGGATCGATCTTCAGGTTCTGTTGCAGTTAAACCCCACTGTGACTCGTGGTGAAACATTGACAGAAGGAAAGCTCCTTCGTGTATTGGTCAGCCCACAACAAGTCGAAAAAGAGACATCATTTACGAAATTATCTGTACGCAAGGATGCTCCCAAAGCAAATAAATCCAGTAGCAAAGTGGTTCAGTTCCATAAAGGGCCTGTTCAAGCACCAAAAGAAGGATTTACGTTCAAATGGCCGGTGAAGGGACAGATTACAAGTTCTTTTGGATGGCGCAATGGAAGGCAGCATCAAGGGATGGATATTTGGCACTCAGCCAAAACAAAAGCACCGATTCAAGTTGCACTCAGTGGTGTGGTTACCAAAGCTTCCTATTTCAATAATGGCTATGGAAATTTGGTAGTAGTGGATCACGGCGGTGGCTGGGTAACATACTATGCGCATTTGAGTAGTATCAAGGTTAAAGTGGGTCAAAAGCTATCAACAGGGGACTTAGTGGGATATATGGGGAGTACCGGGAATTCCACTGGAGTTCACTTGCATTTTGAAATCCGTAAGAACGGAAAGCCTTACAATCCGGCGAACTTTTTGAAATAA
- the rho gene encoding transcription termination factor Rho translates to MDYTISDLENRKLTELYKLAKEYQISYYSKMNKRELVFAILKAHAEKDGFMFMQGVLDVLPEGYGFLRPINFLPSSEDIYISASQIRRFDLRPGDLVSGKVRAPKENERFFGLLHVEAVNGEDPNQAAERLHFPALTPLYPQKRLLLETIPEKISTRIMDLVAPVGLGQRGLIVAQPKAGKTMLLKEIANSITENNPDIELFVLLIDERPEEVTDMQRSVRGEVVSSTFDEMPENHIRVAELVLERAQRLVEHKKDVVILLDSVTRLARAYNLVIPPSGRTLSGGIDPAAFHRPKRFFGAARNIEEGGSLTILATALVETGSRMDDVIYEEFKGTGNLELHLDRKLAERRVFPAIDIRRSGTRREELLLSKNELERLWAFRNSMPDNNEYVDAFLRRMKQTKSNEEFLKTIEPNSSRKVTTVS, encoded by the coding sequence ATGGATTATACGATTAGTGATTTAGAGAATCGTAAGTTAACAGAGCTTTACAAGCTAGCGAAAGAGTATCAAATCTCCTATTACAGTAAGATGAATAAGAGGGAATTAGTTTTTGCGATTTTAAAAGCGCATGCCGAAAAAGATGGATTTATGTTTATGCAAGGTGTTTTAGATGTACTACCAGAAGGATATGGTTTTCTTCGTCCTATTAACTTTTTGCCCTCCTCCGAAGATATCTATATTTCCGCTTCTCAGATTCGCCGCTTTGATCTCCGTCCAGGGGACCTTGTCTCTGGAAAAGTAAGGGCTCCCAAAGAAAATGAACGCTTTTTTGGATTGCTACATGTAGAGGCAGTGAATGGAGAGGATCCTAATCAAGCAGCCGAACGGCTACACTTTCCAGCACTTACCCCTTTGTATCCTCAAAAACGACTTCTTTTGGAAACAATTCCTGAAAAAATTTCAACTCGAATCATGGATCTTGTGGCACCAGTTGGACTTGGACAACGGGGGTTAATTGTAGCTCAACCCAAAGCCGGGAAAACGATGCTTTTAAAAGAGATTGCGAACAGCATTACAGAAAATAACCCTGATATTGAATTATTTGTTTTATTGATCGATGAACGACCTGAAGAAGTAACCGATATGCAACGTTCTGTTCGAGGTGAGGTCGTTAGCTCTACCTTTGATGAGATGCCTGAGAATCACATTAGAGTGGCAGAGTTAGTATTAGAACGTGCACAACGTCTAGTAGAACATAAAAAAGATGTTGTCATTTTGCTTGACAGTGTTACTAGATTGGCTCGTGCCTATAACCTAGTGATACCTCCAAGTGGTAGAACTTTGTCTGGTGGGATTGATCCAGCAGCTTTCCATCGTCCTAAACGCTTTTTTGGGGCTGCAAGAAATATAGAAGAAGGCGGTAGTCTCACGATTTTAGCGACTGCTCTAGTAGAAACAGGTTCTCGAATGGACGATGTGATCTATGAAGAGTTTAAAGGTACAGGTAACTTAGAACTACATCTAGACCGGAAACTGGCAGAACGTCGTGTCTTCCCCGCTATTGATATTCGTCGCTCCGGTACCCGCCGCGAAGAGCTACTTCTCTCCAAAAATGAGCTAGAGCGTCTCTGGGCTTTCCGTAACTCTATGCCTGATAATAACGAATATGTAGATGCCTTTTTGCGTCGCATGAAACAAACCAAATCCAATGAAGAATTCCTAAAAACAATAGAACCCAATTCCTCTCGAAAAGTAACAACAGTTTCCTAG
- the glpX gene encoding class II fructose-bisphosphatase codes for MERSLTMELVRVTEAAAIASARWMGYGKKNEADEAATSAMRKVFDTIPMRGTVVIGEGEMDEAPMLYIGEKLGLGYMPEVDVAVDPLEGTNIVAKGQWNAISVVAISERGGLLHAPDMYMEKIAVGPKAVGKVELDAPVEDNLKAVAQANGKDVEDLVAVLLDRPRHAKLIEAIRKAGARIKLIPDGDVAAAFNTAFADTDVDIMFGSGGAPEGVLAAVALKCLGGEIQGRLVPEDQEQFDRCIKMGLSDPKKILRMEDLVRGDDAIFAATGVTEGELLRGVRYQGNQAHTHSVVMRAKTGTVRFMEASHRLEKKPNLVLK; via the coding sequence ATGGAAAGAAGCTTAACGATGGAATTAGTTCGTGTAACGGAAGCAGCAGCAATTGCATCTGCACGTTGGATGGGCTATGGCAAGAAGAATGAAGCAGACGAAGCAGCTACTTCTGCAATGCGAAAAGTTTTTGACACGATTCCCATGCGCGGTACGGTAGTAATTGGAGAAGGAGAGATGGACGAGGCTCCCATGCTGTATATTGGGGAAAAGTTGGGTCTGGGATATATGCCAGAAGTGGATGTCGCAGTAGATCCACTCGAGGGAACCAATATTGTCGCCAAAGGGCAATGGAATGCAATTTCGGTTGTTGCGATCTCGGAACGTGGTGGACTTTTGCATGCTCCTGACATGTATATGGAAAAAATTGCAGTAGGCCCAAAAGCAGTAGGAAAAGTCGAATTAGATGCGCCGGTGGAAGATAATCTAAAGGCCGTTGCCCAAGCAAATGGAAAAGATGTAGAAGACTTAGTTGCTGTATTGCTAGATCGTCCAAGGCATGCTAAATTGATTGAAGCAATTCGTAAAGCAGGAGCACGGATTAAGCTGATTCCAGATGGAGATGTAGCAGCAGCATTTAACACGGCTTTTGCTGATACAGATGTAGATATCATGTTTGGATCTGGTGGGGCTCCAGAGGGGGTTCTAGCTGCTGTAGCACTCAAATGTTTGGGTGGAGAGATTCAAGGTAGACTAGTACCTGAGGATCAAGAACAATTTGATCGTTGTATCAAAATGGGATTGTCTGATCCGAAAAAAATCCTACGCATGGAGGATCTAGTTCGGGGGGACGACGCGATTTTTGCTGCAACTGGAGTAACAGAAGGAGAATTATTGCGTGGAGTACGTTATCAAGGAAACCAAGCTCATACGCACTCTGTTGTTATGCGAGCCAAAACAGGAACAGTCCGATTTATGGAGGCTTCTCATCGTTTAGAGAAAAAGCCTAATTTAGTACTAAAGTAA
- the fsa gene encoding fructose-6-phosphate aldolase, whose translation MKFFLDTAIVDEIREVHKWGLLAGVTTNPSLIAKSGRDFEEVLKEILEFVDAPVSAEVLSPDSAGMIEEGERLAELSPNITIKVPITVEGLKAVSHFSKKGIKTNVTLIFSGNQALMAARAGASYVSPFLGRLDDISLNGVDLVEEIANIFAIHDIPTEIIAASVRHPAHITQAALAGAHIATIPFGVMKQLLHHPLTDAGIEKFEADWKKYINR comes from the coding sequence ATGAAATTTTTCTTGGATACGGCAATAGTGGATGAGATTCGTGAGGTTCATAAGTGGGGTCTATTGGCTGGAGTTACTACGAATCCAAGTTTGATCGCAAAATCTGGTCGAGACTTTGAAGAAGTACTAAAAGAGATCCTAGAGTTTGTAGATGCACCGGTAAGCGCAGAAGTGTTAAGCCCTGATTCAGCAGGCATGATCGAAGAAGGAGAACGTCTTGCTGAGCTCTCTCCTAATATCACGATTAAGGTTCCGATTACGGTAGAGGGCTTAAAGGCAGTATCCCATTTCTCCAAAAAAGGAATCAAAACGAACGTAACTTTGATCTTTTCTGGGAATCAAGCATTAATGGCAGCTAGAGCAGGGGCAAGCTATGTTAGCCCATTTTTAGGGCGATTAGATGATATTTCGCTTAATGGAGTCGATTTAGTAGAGGAAATTGCCAATATATTTGCCATCCATGATATCCCAACAGAGATTATTGCAGCAAGCGTACGTCATCCCGCCCATATCACCCAAGCTGCTTTAGCTGGTGCCCATATCGCTACTATTCCGTTTGGTGTGATGAAACAACTATTACATCATCCGCTAACAGATGCAGGTATTGAGAAGTTTGAAGCAGATTGGAAGAAATATATAAATCGGTGA
- the fba gene encoding class II fructose-1,6-bisphosphate aldolase, with protein MALVSMNAFLPRAKKEGFAVGQFNVNNLEYFQAITEAAKEERSPIIFGASEGAIRYIGLENVVALAEVAAKQADVPIALHLDHGSTFEVVIQCIRAGFSSVMFDGSHHPFEENIRLTKKVVEAAHAVGVSVEGELGTIGGVEDDLDVAEEDATIAKPAEAIHFWNETKVDALAIAVGTAHGMYKGEPKIHFNIIDEVAKAVDAPIVLHGGSGVPDAAIQKAVSLGVGKINVNTENQVASAQVVRELLAKNESMIDPRKYLGPARDAIKEVVKGKMRLFGSSNKA; from the coding sequence ATGGCATTGGTTTCGATGAATGCATTCCTGCCCCGTGCAAAAAAAGAAGGTTTTGCAGTTGGACAGTTTAACGTAAACAACTTGGAATATTTCCAAGCAATTACAGAAGCGGCAAAAGAAGAACGCTCCCCAATTATCTTTGGTGCTAGTGAAGGTGCAATTCGCTACATTGGGTTAGAAAACGTAGTAGCACTAGCAGAAGTAGCAGCAAAACAAGCGGATGTGCCGATTGCACTGCATCTAGATCATGGAAGCACTTTTGAAGTAGTAATCCAGTGTATCCGTGCTGGTTTCTCCTCTGTTATGTTTGATGGTTCCCATCATCCATTTGAAGAAAATATTCGTCTAACCAAAAAAGTAGTGGAAGCTGCTCATGCAGTAGGTGTATCCGTAGAAGGGGAATTGGGTACAATCGGTGGTGTCGAAGATGATTTGGATGTTGCGGAAGAAGATGCAACGATTGCCAAACCAGCTGAAGCGATCCACTTCTGGAATGAAACCAAAGTAGATGCATTGGCAATTGCCGTAGGTACTGCTCATGGTATGTACAAAGGTGAACCAAAAATCCATTTCAATATTATCGATGAAGTAGCCAAAGCAGTAGATGCTCCTATCGTTCTGCATGGTGGGTCTGGAGTCCCTGATGCAGCGATCCAAAAAGCGGTATCTTTGGGTGTAGGCAAAATCAATGTAAACACTGAAAATCAAGTAGCAAGTGCACAAGTAGTTCGCGAATTACTTGCTAAAAACGAAAGCATGATTGACCCACGCAAATACTTGGGACCTGCTCGTGACGCAATCAAAGAAGTAGTAAAAGGAAAAATGCGCTTGTTTGGTAGCTCCAACAAAGCGTAA